One genomic region from Bacilli bacterium encodes:
- a CDS encoding carbohydrate ABC transporter permease yields MVKNSMGKEKIFDIAIMVIVGIIAITFLVPLLNVLASSFSSADRVVAGDVGLFPVEFSLNGYKEIFKNNTIWTGFKNSLIYTAIGTVIQVTAQMLCAYPLSRKDFKGRKFINLFLVLTMFVSGGMIPTYILVTQLNLYNTIWAIILPGCISVFNIIVIRTYMETSIPMEVQEAAMIDGCGDFSIFFRIVLPLCRPIIAVMILYAVVGYWNSYFNAMMYVQDQSLYPLQNILNNILISNQSSLGGGVTDINTAEQLKYVIIVVSSLPLLIIYPFFQKYFEKGVTIGGVKG; encoded by the coding sequence ATGGTAAAAAACAGTATGGGAAAAGAAAAAATATTCGATATTGCGATTATGGTGATTGTTGGCATAATTGCGATTACTTTTCTTGTGCCTTTACTTAATGTTTTAGCAAGTTCCTTTTCTTCGGCCGATCGGGTTGTGGCGGGAGATGTAGGACTTTTCCCGGTGGAGTTTTCTTTAAACGGCTATAAGGAGATATTTAAGAATAATACGATTTGGACGGGATTTAAGAACTCCCTAATTTATACCGCGATTGGAACCGTTATTCAGGTGACTGCGCAGATGCTATGCGCTTATCCGTTATCACGGAAAGATTTTAAAGGAAGAAAATTTATCAACCTTTTCTTGGTGCTAACGATGTTCGTCAGTGGAGGAATGATTCCTACCTACATCTTGGTTACTCAACTTAACCTATACAATACAATTTGGGCGATTATTTTACCGGGATGCATATCGGTCTTTAATATCATCGTCATTCGAACTTATATGGAAACATCAATTCCTATGGAGGTGCAAGAAGCGGCAATGATTGATGGCTGTGGTGATTTTTCAATTTTCTTTCGGATAGTTCTCCCCTTATGTCGCCCGATTATTGCCGTGATGATTCTCTACGCAGTTGTCGGATATTGGAATTCATATTTTAACGCCATGATGTATGTGCAAGATCAATCGCTGTATCCTCTACAAAATATTTTAAATAACATATTAATTTCAAATCAAAGTTCATTAGGCGGGGGCGTAACCGATATCAATACGGCGGAACAACTAAAGTATGTCATCATCGTTGTTTCCTCACTTCCCTTATTAATCATCTATCCCTTCTTCCAGAAGTATTTTGAAAAAGGTGTCACCATCGGTGGCGTGAAAGGCTAA
- a CDS encoding Ig-like domain-containing protein: MKKKIVSLIAVAAIMGLAACNGGGTSSSGSSTDVSTTSEITSDITSSEDSSSYVDPVIHVDSVSVTLSSSSVYVGDKPTASVTVLPENADDKTYVLQTSDSLVATIESNGEITTLKAGTVDIIAIATDGSITGEATLVVNEKSAPVFEFNGDKELTAAAGEEISLPAVSATDYDGSDLSSFIEIEDLAEKGTISDGKFQAKIAGEHILSYYVETEDGRYQEDEVVVTVTPATAESFDVSGYNDPSIMSEYGIFKENFEKGRKSPLAAMNDSNNATYITGTSEAIAGNSLVIDMNKTAGSAANSVFLSAFNDYFKRSEQATYKVSFSYKVLTPSQNFGDVYFGLSWDGSNGMNSQFVTSGAVQNQVYSYAVSFPGTEIPATGNAYFFFFKLSGDTSDIKIAVDNFTIETIQLAQVTPVEPLAEDLTAGFTWDFETNGATASSGETVIINNLENETARTTMSGSEYFSSNALKLVNADSHLFSGLTKNNMIEGKKLTIEIVYYAVSDGGFNLIMMGDSGNPTLAVTKNDLGSGIYRVTYTGVIMSGWRQLNIYGAGNANFEIYLGKLTATLSEPDPVIEDQTPNGYVVGDNWTVSSRQWGNQDKTTIKTEAFDNNAEAIADERMGTAPTKFTFSGGNSTMEWFQAGGKIENGQDYEIKLTYFVESWTPVGEGARLMYNMDNNAFIEVGNNGSSAYMSAGFHEETISWTATRTADFFSFYAPEDVNGVVYIANVNVKLVGINN, encoded by the coding sequence ATGAAGAAAAAAATTGTTTCTCTTATTGCCGTTGCTGCGATTATGGGACTTGCAGCTTGCAATGGGGGAGGAACCAGCAGTTCCGGATCATCGACAGATGTAAGCACGACTTCGGAAATTACTTCCGATATTACTTCTAGCGAAGATTCTAGTTCTTATGTTGATCCAGTTATTCATGTTGATAGTGTATCGGTTACTTTATCAAGTTCTAGTGTTTATGTGGGGGACAAACCGACAGCCTCGGTTACCGTCTTACCTGAAAATGCCGATGATAAAACTTATGTTTTGCAGACCTCGGATTCTTTAGTTGCTACCATTGAAAGTAATGGTGAAATTACCACCTTAAAAGCGGGGACGGTTGATATTATTGCGATAGCGACCGACGGATCCATTACTGGCGAAGCCACCTTGGTTGTGAATGAGAAATCGGCACCGGTTTTTGAATTTAATGGTGATAAAGAGTTGACGGCGGCCGCCGGAGAAGAGATTTCTCTTCCGGCTGTAAGCGCCACTGATTACGATGGCAGTGATTTATCTTCATTTATTGAAATCGAAGACCTGGCAGAAAAAGGCACGATTAGCGATGGAAAGTTCCAAGCTAAAATTGCCGGCGAGCATATTTTAAGTTACTACGTTGAGACAGAAGATGGTCGTTATCAAGAAGACGAAGTTGTCGTTACGGTTACTCCGGCGACGGCGGAATCCTTCGATGTCAGTGGCTACAATGATCCGAGTATTATGAGTGAATATGGTATTTTTAAAGAAAACTTTGAAAAAGGACGTAAATCGCCGTTAGCGGCCATGAACGATTCCAACAATGCCACATATATTACCGGCACAAGCGAGGCCATCGCGGGAAATTCGTTGGTAATTGATATGAATAAGACGGCCGGAAGCGCGGCTAATTCAGTTTTCTTAAGTGCTTTTAATGACTACTTCAAACGGTCAGAGCAAGCCACATATAAGGTATCTTTCAGTTATAAAGTATTGACTCCATCCCAAAATTTTGGTGATGTTTACTTTGGATTATCTTGGGATGGTTCTAATGGTATGAATAGTCAGTTTGTAACTTCGGGAGCCGTTCAAAACCAAGTTTACAGCTACGCGGTTTCTTTCCCGGGAACAGAGATTCCGGCGACGGGAAATGCCTATTTCTTCTTCTTTAAACTATCGGGAGATACGAGTGACATAAAAATTGCGGTCGATAATTTCACGATTGAAACAATTCAATTAGCTCAAGTTACGCCGGTAGAACCGTTGGCGGAGGATTTAACTGCGGGATTTACCTGGGACTTTGAAACAAATGGTGCAACCGCGAGTAGCGGTGAAACAGTCATTATCAATAATTTAGAGAATGAAACCGCAAGAACAACAATGAGCGGAAGCGAATACTTCTCTAGTAATGCGCTGAAATTGGTTAACGCCGACAGTCATTTGTTCAGTGGACTGACGAAGAATAATATGATTGAAGGCAAAAAATTAACGATTGAGATTGTTTATTACGCAGTTAGTGATGGCGGATTTAATTTAATTATGATGGGCGATTCCGGGAATCCAACTTTAGCCGTTACCAAAAACGACTTAGGTTCGGGAATCTATAGAGTTACTTATACGGGTGTCATTATGAGCGGTTGGCGTCAACTAAATATTTATGGCGCCGGAAATGCTAATTTTGAAATATATCTCGGTAAGTTGACCGCCACCTTAAGTGAACCTGATCCCGTCATCGAAGATCAAACGCCAAATGGTTATGTGGTCGGTGACAATTGGACAGTTTCCTCTCGTCAATGGGGAAATCAGGATAAAACCACGATTAAAACCGAAGCTTTTGATAACAATGCCGAGGCTATTGCCGATGAAAGAATGGGTACGGCACCCACAAAATTTACCTTCAGCGGCGGCAACTCCACCATGGAGTGGTTTCAAGCTGGTGGCAAGATAGAAAATGGTCAAGATTATGAAATTAAATTGACCTACTTTGTAGAGTCTTGGACTCCAGTTGGTGAAGGGGCCCGTTTAATGTACAACATGGACAATAATGCTTTTATAGAAGTTGGCAATAATGGCTCGAGCGCATATATGAGCGCTGGTTTCCATGAGGAAACTATCAGTTGGACGGCGACAAGAACGGCAGATTTCTTTTCGTTCTATGCCCCGGAAGATGTTAATGGCGTGGTCTATATTGCTAATGTCAATGTTAAATTAGTCGGTATTAATAACTAG
- a CDS encoding Ig-like domain-containing protein, translating into MKRKLFKYVSSAILMVAVMTLSSCNHSNSSSEDTSFPSNIIEVTGVSLSSSETIIKVDDTLQLNVTISPLEATDKSVTYSSSTDCVEVSSLGVVTGIKEGLATVTVTTHDGNFQDTVDLQVIPASENGYLSISDYVEKLDASPYAISDLSGKDKYGLSSSGNVGVDASLIDEKYPSLSDDEFAEDSIITTNEITLTSIKVYFPEATETNNYYQIQTAINLAKVINDSGRMAKIKFPSGLVDVDSGLSTTGFAFVVDGLNGTYFEGTDTIINLKYASLNWKGYFNIKNSQNIHFNNITMRLDVPSSLTGTIIEGNVVDKSLTIKVDAEFNPLVERVLASSPKASIRSWVEFNYQTKAPLQGGNFLVDSFTSYEFTGDSTNGYSLKVVFNSAISRPRNESFVAVSFSQYDAHGFTVQNSQGVYLENMTMNNAAGMALTASSVTNFYVNRFNLAIRENSASLMTATADAMHFVSMHGDVFVTNCLIENSHDDALNIKQGYWYKLADAEGGTTKSMTLARITSEVAQPNVGDKIAVYDEQTFAGYNPTQGYYTIASVTKSGTGYVVTVNERMSNVSDWGVARVTFLSDTPNFVFANNIVRNKRNRGVLVQVPNATIENNAFINVGHGSIQAASAMDVYNEATLPQGLTIANNKFINNCFLKPEPLYGDISIFAISSNASVAPAETIHGITIENNYISHNGNASISMRGVGGDSIVKDNLFNDASTSQPSGDTFNCLVHLYNASDIILDGNYNNYTLDNGLSGIVLQGKTSESDIDVLENNYDIEFQKNTEAGPIVNVQAISTPLTIDGDLSDWNAEEVTSIEIDGVSDAEGGKHTAAELSDHFAINELLITHDALGIYFGFDVFDNEINIKTVNDFWLGDCVELFMSTVTDMPNADMQVYKDDGGVIQAAFATRWETDNYTALSEVRTNSTYLTKKSLIQAKLVLTETGYRGEVCIPFTFAPEFKTAIEAGNPIDIAIVVADAERADLGLKRIQMSNVPHFVEDYKTKTARMPQYIFD; encoded by the coding sequence ATGAAAAGAAAATTATTTAAATATGTTTCCAGTGCTATTTTGATGGTTGCAGTTATGACTTTATCAAGTTGCAATCACAGCAATAGTTCTAGCGAAGACACCTCTTTTCCTTCAAACATCATTGAAGTAACCGGAGTGAGCCTATCATCTTCAGAAACGATAATTAAGGTTGATGATACTCTTCAACTAAATGTGACAATATCTCCACTTGAGGCAACTGATAAGTCGGTAACCTATAGTAGTTCTACCGATTGCGTTGAAGTATCGAGCCTAGGAGTTGTCACAGGCATTAAAGAAGGCCTAGCCACCGTCACCGTTACCACACATGATGGAAACTTTCAAGATACGGTGGATCTTCAAGTCATTCCTGCTTCTGAAAATGGTTATTTAAGTATTTCTGACTATGTCGAGAAATTGGATGCTAGCCCCTATGCTATATCCGATTTGTCGGGTAAAGATAAATATGGTTTAAGTAGCAGTGGAAACGTTGGTGTTGATGCGTCTTTAATCGACGAAAAATATCCATCATTAAGTGATGATGAATTTGCGGAAGACAGTATTATCACCACAAATGAAATTACTTTAACTTCCATTAAGGTCTATTTTCCCGAAGCGACGGAAACTAATAACTACTACCAAATTCAAACGGCAATTAATCTGGCTAAAGTAATTAATGATAGTGGAAGGATGGCAAAGATTAAATTTCCCAGTGGATTAGTTGATGTCGATAGTGGATTATCAACCACCGGGTTTGCCTTTGTTGTTGATGGCTTGAATGGCACTTATTTTGAAGGGACTGATACGATAATTAATCTAAAGTATGCTTCATTAAACTGGAAGGGGTACTTTAATATTAAAAATTCCCAAAATATTCATTTTAATAATATTACGATGCGGCTTGATGTCCCCTCCTCTTTAACGGGAACAATCATTGAGGGTAACGTGGTCGATAAGAGTCTTACCATAAAAGTTGATGCGGAGTTTAATCCTTTGGTAGAAAGAGTTTTAGCCTCTTCACCTAAAGCTTCAATCCGTTCATGGGTGGAATTTAATTACCAAACCAAAGCGCCTTTGCAAGGGGGTAACTTCCTAGTAGACAGCTTTACCAGTTACGAATTTACGGGCGATAGTACGAATGGCTATTCACTGAAAGTAGTATTCAATAGTGCAATCAGCCGTCCCCGGAATGAATCATTCGTTGCGGTATCATTCTCGCAATACGATGCTCACGGATTTACTGTTCAAAACTCTCAAGGTGTTTATTTAGAAAATATGACAATGAACAATGCTGCCGGAATGGCTTTGACCGCTTCATCAGTAACTAACTTTTATGTCAATCGCTTTAATTTGGCAATTCGAGAAAATAGTGCCTCTTTAATGACAGCTACCGCTGATGCGATGCATTTTGTCTCCATGCACGGGGATGTATTTGTCACCAATTGCTTAATTGAAAATTCACACGATGACGCCTTAAATATCAAACAAGGATATTGGTATAAGTTAGCGGATGCGGAAGGGGGAACAACTAAGTCAATGACCTTGGCTCGAATTACGAGCGAAGTTGCCCAACCGAATGTGGGCGATAAAATTGCCGTTTATGACGAGCAAACATTTGCTGGTTATAATCCGACGCAAGGATATTATACGATTGCTTCAGTCACAAAATCAGGAACAGGCTATGTGGTAACCGTTAACGAACGGATGAGCAATGTATCCGATTGGGGAGTGGCACGAGTGACGTTTCTATCAGATACACCAAATTTTGTTTTTGCAAATAATATAGTTCGCAACAAGCGCAATCGCGGAGTATTGGTGCAAGTCCCGAATGCCACCATTGAAAATAATGCCTTTATCAATGTTGGCCACGGCTCAATTCAAGCCGCTTCGGCGATGGATGTTTATAACGAAGCTACACTTCCTCAAGGCTTGACAATCGCTAACAACAAATTCATTAACAACTGCTTCCTTAAACCTGAGCCATTATATGGGGATATTTCCATCTTTGCCATCTCGAGTAATGCCAGTGTCGCTCCTGCCGAAACAATACACGGCATTACAATTGAAAATAACTATATTTCTCATAACGGAAACGCATCAATTTCGATGCGGGGGGTCGGTGGAGATTCGATTGTAAAAGACAACCTTTTTAACGATGCAAGCACCAGTCAACCATCCGGTGATACCTTTAATTGTTTAGTCCATTTATACAATGCTTCAGACATCATTTTGGATGGCAATTATAACAATTACACATTGGACAATGGCCTTTCGGGAATTGTTCTCCAGGGCAAGACCAGTGAGAGTGATATTGACGTTTTAGAAAATAATTATGATATAGAATTTCAAAAAAACACTGAGGCCGGACCAATTGTTAATGTTCAGGCAATCAGCACTCCGTTGACAATTGATGGTGACTTGTCTGATTGGAATGCGGAAGAAGTGACATCAATTGAGATTGATGGCGTTTCAGATGCCGAAGGAGGCAAACATACCGCCGCTGAGTTAAGTGATCATTTTGCAATTAATGAGCTATTGATTACACATGATGCTTTAGGAATATACTTTGGCTTTGATGTTTTCGATAACGAAATAAATATTAAGACAGTTAATGATTTCTGGCTTGGCGATTGCGTCGAATTATTTATGTCGACTGTTACCGATATGCCCAATGCAGATATGCAGGTTTATAAAGATGATGGTGGTGTTATTCAAGCCGCCTTCGCAACCCGTTGGGAAACGGATAATTACACCGCATTATCCGAAGTTAGAACAAATTCTACTTATTTGACTAAGAAATCACTAATTCAGGCCAAATTAGTGCTGACTGAAACAGGCTATCGCGGTGAAGTCTGTATTCCGTTTACTTTTGCTCCGGAGTTTAAAACGGCAATTGAAGCAGGTAATCCTATTGATATTGCCATCGTTGTTGCTGATGCTGAACGGGCAGATCTTGGACTTAAGCGGATTCAAATGTCGAATGTTCCTCACTTTGTGGAGGACTATAAGACGAAGACCGCTCGGATGCCCCAGTATATCTTTGACTAA
- a CDS encoding right-handed parallel beta-helix repeat-containing protein, whose translation MKKRIFILLTSLLALSGCFYGGSSSSDSVSSTSETVTSDSSISESETSNSSSSEEENFMSTEEVLQNMKTTPFSSDIHTNEDVGIDDLTRVGVDSNRFANETKFNIPSDGTFYKAEDYGISPDSNNNTGSLSILLKNIIGVSGNKIIQFEDAVYPFSGTIDITGIKDVYLVGTRNTEFIYSGWGTYFEAKASQNIHLSNIAFDMKNSPTISGTIVRVDNFEQTADIYLSIPDEFDLTNPLYTGWKGETGSYMECYFDEATQKYVPDRNHNLFYNSPTSASSKGIASASYNAATREFKVTLNKSFPYCQYKTPVIGANVSFAFTMYENHGFHFYQCQDVYMEDINVYVTGGMGMRIDMGKNVYFNRVNFMNRPGSKRIMTCTADIIHSAALEGDLQISNCLLEGSHDDALNIKTFYTKVVSVNASAKEIEVQQTQTEVLISYDIGDTIDIYDPETMGLIGSYTITDLVKLGSNYTLTVDARPRDIPSGANVGNATKTTSLLLDNCIIRNKRNRGILLQTRNSIIQNCTFQNVVMGAIQVLAVYDIFREAIVPQNIKIINNKFLTNYEDVSIFAYGSKGSASSVPSTIKNVEVSNNFFFNGQSLAINLLATGTGSIQNNLFYYDSFKADRLIRVQASENLTISGNVLINDSTQTLTFIDVAGGQVGITLENNSERKSI comes from the coding sequence ATGAAAAAGCGCATTTTTATCTTGCTTACATCTTTATTAGCTCTAAGTGGATGCTTTTATGGCGGATCATCTTCAAGTGATTCCGTTAGTTCCACAAGCGAAACAGTAACTAGCGATTCATCGATATCCGAAAGTGAGACTTCAAATAGCAGCAGTAGCGAAGAGGAAAACTTTATGAGTACAGAGGAAGTCTTACAAAATATGAAAACGACGCCATTTAGCTCCGATATTCACACCAACGAAGATGTGGGCATAGATGATTTAACTCGGGTAGGCGTAGATAGCAATCGCTTTGCAAACGAAACCAAATTTAATATTCCTAGTGATGGAACCTTCTATAAGGCTGAAGATTATGGCATTTCTCCGGACAGTAATAATAACACGGGTTCACTATCAATTCTGCTAAAGAATATCATCGGCGTATCAGGGAATAAAATCATTCAATTTGAAGATGCCGTTTATCCGTTCTCTGGGACAATTGATATCACCGGTATTAAGGATGTTTACCTCGTTGGAACGAGAAACACAGAATTTATATATTCCGGATGGGGAACTTATTTTGAGGCTAAAGCCTCTCAAAATATCCACCTTAGTAATATTGCCTTTGATATGAAAAATTCACCGACAATTTCCGGAACAATCGTGCGCGTTGATAATTTTGAACAAACCGCTGATATCTATTTGTCAATTCCCGATGAGTTTGATCTAACCAATCCACTTTACACGGGTTGGAAGGGTGAAACTGGCTCGTATATGGAATGTTATTTTGATGAAGCGACACAAAAATATGTTCCGGACCGCAATCACAATTTATTCTACAATTCACCGACAAGTGCTTCTAGCAAAGGCATAGCTAGTGCAAGTTACAATGCCGCCACGCGCGAGTTTAAAGTGACTTTAAATAAATCTTTTCCCTATTGCCAATATAAAACACCAGTAATTGGGGCTAATGTTTCCTTTGCTTTTACGATGTACGAAAACCATGGATTTCATTTCTATCAATGCCAAGATGTTTATATGGAAGATATTAATGTTTATGTAACGGGCGGAATGGGAATGCGCATTGATATGGGGAAAAATGTTTACTTCAACCGAGTTAACTTCATGAATCGGCCGGGTTCAAAAAGGATTATGACCTGCACGGCTGACATCATCCATTCAGCGGCTCTAGAAGGCGATCTGCAGATTTCCAATTGTCTTCTTGAAGGCTCGCACGATGATGCGCTTAATATCAAGACTTTTTACACCAAAGTGGTAAGTGTAAATGCTTCAGCCAAAGAAATTGAAGTTCAACAAACCCAAACAGAAGTGCTAATTTCTTATGATATTGGCGATACTATCGATATTTACGATCCAGAAACAATGGGTCTTATTGGATCCTATACAATTACCGATTTAGTTAAACTAGGCAGTAATTACACTTTGACCGTAGACGCTCGTCCACGGGATATTCCTTCCGGTGCGAATGTAGGTAATGCTACGAAGACAACCAGTTTGTTATTAGATAATTGTATCATCCGTAATAAACGCAACCGGGGAATTCTCTTGCAAACTCGGAATTCGATTATTCAAAATTGCACTTTTCAAAATGTCGTGATGGGGGCGATACAAGTCCTCGCGGTTTATGATATTTTTCGGGAAGCAATTGTTCCTCAAAACATAAAAATTATCAACAATAAGTTTTTGACTAATTATGAAGATGTATCGATATTTGCTTATGGATCAAAGGGATCGGCCAGTAGTGTTCCTTCGACAATTAAAAATGTGGAAGTAAGTAATAATTTCTTCTTTAATGGTCAATCATTAGCGATTAATCTGCTTGCAACTGGCACGGGTTCAATTCAAAACAATCTCTTCTACTATGATAGCTTTAAAGCCGATCGTTTAATTCGGGTTCAGGCTTCGGAAAATTTGACGATAAGTGGCAATGTCTTAATTAACGATTCTACTCAGACCCTCACTTTTATTGATGTGGCCGGTGGTCAGGTTGGAATTACGCTTGAAAATAATAGTGAAAGGAAGTCGATTTAA
- a CDS encoding ABC transporter permease subunit, giving the protein MDANALNNEIKELIKAPAKRKWYSKMGLGLFLMTIPTVLYIFIFHYLPIGGLVIAFKDYSSFKGIFDSPWTSMGGFKHFYTFITSPNFWTIIKNTLTLSLASIFFNSLCPIIFALLLNEVRVKKYKRVVQTLMYAPYFISVSVLVGMLFAFFNSDSGIFTRVFAFFGFNAANLMENPDYFCMIYVVSGLWQGLGWWSIVYIGTLSNVDPNIHDAAIIDGAGRIRRIIYVNLPAIIPLATIMFIMSIGNILSVGFEKVYLMQLSTNLSSSEIIATYVYRVSFPEFGGIPQFSYATAIGLFNSFVNILILILANFVSKKVSDNSLW; this is encoded by the coding sequence ATGGATGCAAATGCCCTAAACAATGAAATCAAAGAATTGATTAAAGCTCCAGCAAAAAGAAAATGGTATTCCAAAATGGGCCTGGGACTTTTTTTGATGACGATACCCACGGTTTTGTATATATTTATCTTTCATTACCTTCCCATCGGTGGATTGGTGATTGCCTTTAAAGATTATTCATCATTTAAGGGAATTTTTGATTCTCCCTGGACTTCAATGGGCGGATTTAAACATTTTTATACATTTATAACATCGCCTAATTTTTGGACGATAATAAAAAACACTTTGACTCTTTCCCTTGCATCTATCTTTTTTAATTCTCTTTGTCCGATTATTTTTGCCTTATTGCTAAACGAAGTTCGGGTAAAAAAGTATAAAAGAGTGGTCCAAACGTTGATGTACGCTCCCTATTTTATTTCTGTAAGTGTTCTTGTGGGCATGCTATTTGCCTTCTTTAATTCCGACAGCGGCATCTTTACTCGCGTATTTGCTTTCTTTGGATTTAATGCCGCTAATTTGATGGAGAACCCAGATTATTTCTGCATGATTTATGTGGTCTCGGGCTTATGGCAGGGCTTGGGATGGTGGTCAATTGTCTATATAGGAACTTTATCTAATGTTGATCCTAACATTCATGATGCGGCGATTATTGATGGTGCCGGTCGAATAAGAAGAATCATCTACGTAAATTTACCAGCGATTATTCCTTTGGCAACAATCATGTTTATCATGTCGATTGGAAACATTTTAAGCGTCGGCTTTGAAAAAGTCTATTTGATGCAGCTTTCGACCAATCTCTCATCCTCAGAAATTATTGCTACCTATGTATATCGAGTATCTTTTCCAGAGTTTGGGGGGATACCGCAGTTCTCCTATGCCACAGCCATAGGATTATTCAATTCGTTCGTAAATATTTTGATTTTAATTCTAGCGAACTTTGTATCGAAAAAAGTAAGTGACAATTCACTTTGGTAG
- a CDS encoding glycoside hydrolase family 127 protein, translating into MNIIAGDLLRRIDLNRKRLSDDIYQSPEVFLQGENWPGDFQGRDILALCSLYKVYANDYQKKIGISIQLAKIFDGINQHLNAYGYFGSLFDCTSIDEQQVAGNSWYIRGLIEYYKLNQNPKYLHQIEIIRDRFLLAIAPYYQNYPVFARREVGGVGGHITEQVINGWKVSSDVGCAFIMLDGMSAVYEILPSLELKKAIEDIIDRFLGLDCVQLECQTHATLSCARGIFRFYLVSKNQKYLDSVIQIFNKYINYGLTYDYANINWFKHMDSWTEPCCIIDSLILAKNLFITTGDKFYLHFYNRVYVNSLRTFQRDNGGAGCSTCAIDHHYEIKSHLYEAFFCCTMRLAEGFYEIASFAGFEKNDDLYIPFGLDFTYHKNETEIDFINDFYAHKVILIQGRNLKTRKNVLIYLPRGIKARGFEKDQAGFIKLSMSNNDKISVELDYEVRIEDNILLYGDMLLTKKDDGEPFYQYQGENYSPLYDNSQFSEEELKGKVQYVR; encoded by the coding sequence ATGAACATCATAGCAGGTGATTTGTTACGTCGAATAGATTTAAATCGAAAACGTCTTAGCGACGATATCTACCAAAGTCCCGAGGTGTTTTTACAAGGGGAAAATTGGCCGGGAGATTTTCAAGGCCGCGATATTTTGGCCCTTTGTTCGCTTTACAAAGTGTATGCGAATGATTATCAAAAAAAGATTGGCATCAGTATACAATTGGCAAAGATTTTTGATGGTATTAATCAGCATTTAAACGCGTATGGTTATTTTGGGTCACTTTTTGACTGCACGTCAATTGATGAACAGCAAGTGGCGGGAAACTCTTGGTATATTCGTGGATTAATTGAATACTATAAGTTGAATCAAAACCCCAAATACCTGCATCAAATAGAAATTATTAGAGACCGATTTCTTTTAGCTATCGCCCCTTATTATCAGAACTATCCTGTTTTTGCTCGGCGTGAGGTAGGAGGAGTGGGTGGGCATATTACCGAACAGGTTATCAACGGATGGAAAGTGTCAAGCGATGTCGGTTGTGCGTTTATTATGCTCGATGGAATGAGCGCCGTTTATGAAATTTTACCCAGCTTAGAATTAAAAAAAGCGATTGAAGACATTATTGACCGATTTTTGGGTTTAGATTGTGTGCAATTGGAATGTCAAACACACGCTACATTATCTTGTGCCCGCGGCATTTTTCGTTTTTATCTAGTGAGTAAAAATCAAAAGTATTTAGACTCCGTCATTCAAATATTTAATAAATATATCAATTATGGTCTTACCTATGACTATGCGAACATCAATTGGTTTAAGCATATGGACAGTTGGACGGAACCCTGCTGCATTATTGATAGTCTGATATTGGCTAAGAATCTTTTTATAACTACCGGCGACAAATTTTACTTACATTTTTATAATCGCGTCTACGTTAATTCTTTGCGCACATTTCAACGCGATAATGGGGGGGCCGGTTGCTCGACGTGTGCCATTGATCATCATTATGAGATTAAAAGCCACCTATATGAGGCATTTTTCTGTTGCACAATGCGTTTGGCCGAAGGATTCTATGAGATAGCATCTTTTGCTGGATTTGAAAAGAATGACGACCTGTATATTCCTTTTGGATTGGACTTTACCTATCATAAAAACGAAACTGAAATTGATTTTATAAATGATTTTTATGCCCATAAGGTCATCCTTATTCAAGGACGAAATCTGAAGACAAGAAAAAATGTTCTTATCTATCTACCACGGGGGATAAAAGCTCGCGGATTTGAAAAGGATCAAGCGGGTTTTATAAAATTATCAATGTCAAATAATGATAAAATTAGTGTTGAATTAGACTATGAGGTTCGTATAGAAGATAATATTTTGCTTTATGGTGATATGCTTTTAACCAAGAAGGATGATGGTGAGCCGTTCTATCAATATCAAGGCGAAAACTATTCACCGCTTTATGATAATTCTCAATTCAGTGAAGAGGAGTTAAAAGGCAAAGTCCAATATGTCAGATAG